In Streptomyces sp. NBC_00341, the DNA window ACGCCGCCTGCCTAGCCGGACGCCGCGCTGCGAGATTCGGAGCCACGGGCTTAGGCCGTCATCACGGACCAAGTCGTCAGGGTGTGCCCGGCGTGACGAAGATCGTAGAAGCGAAAGCCGTCAGGAAGGCCCACCTTCGAGCGAGCCGCGCGCCACTTTCGCTCGAAGGTGGAACGGCGGAACGGCTTGCCCTTCTCTCTCCCCCCGTTACCTTTTTCATGGCCCCGCAATGGGGCGCCTGGCCCCCGGGTCCGGTATGGCTGTGTGCCCCCTGTCGTACGGATGACAATGCCGTTGCTTTTACGGGGGCCGGGCGGTTGACGTGGTGTGCTGATATCGCGTCTGGAGCGGCTGGGGTTGGGAGTCCTGACCCGGTCGTGTCCGCCTGAGTTGGTGGACCGGGTGGTGGATGAATCGGGGTGCTCGGAGAAGCCTCGGCGTCTGTTGTCGGCCCGGATCACGGTGTACTTCGTGCTGGCAATGTGCGTGTTTCCGCAGGCCGACTACCTGGAGGTCCTGCGGCTGGTGAAGACCGGCGACAAGGGGCTGCGGTCCTGGTCCGGGGTGAACAAGTCGTCGCTGACCAGGGCCCGGCAGCGGCTCGGCTGGCCGGTGCTGCGGGAACTGTTCCGTCCCGTGGCCCGGCCGCTCGGCACTGACCATGAGCTGTTCCGGGGGCTTCGGGTGCTGGCCCTGGACGGGATGCTGCTGGCGGTGCCTGACTCCGCGGGCAACAACGACGCCTTCGGCAAGTCCGGCTCTCAGCGCAGTCCCATGGGATATCCGCAGGCCAGAGTGGTCGCGGTGGCCGAGGGTTCCTCCCATGCCGTACTGGATGCCGCGATCGGCGGGTTCAAGGACTCCGAGCGCATCGTCTCCGATGCTCTGGACGCCCATGTCGGAGACGGCACGTTGTTGCTGGCCGACCGGGGTCTGTGGGGTCTGGCCCGCTGGCACCGGCTGAGGAACCAGGGCACGCACCTGCTCTGGCGGATCGAGCGGCGCAAGGCCCGCCGGGTCCAGGACGTCCTGCCCGACGCAGCTACCTAGCCCGGATCGAAGCGAACAAGCACAGCAAGGCAGCCGGGACGGTCAAGGCCCCGCCGGTGCTGGTCCGGGTGATTGAGTACCGCGTCGACGGGCAGCCCGACGTCGTCCGGCTCATCACCAGCCTCACCGATCACGAGAAGTTCCCCGCCGGAGAACTTGCCGCCCTCTATGCCCGGCGCTGGGAGATCGAGCTTGTCTTCGACGAGATCAAGACCCACCAACGCGGCCGGCCAGTCCTCAGATCGCAGACGCCGGGCGGCGTGCGGCAGGAAATTTACGCGCACTTGATCGTGCACCATGCCACCCGGGATCTGTTGAACGAGGCCGCCCACCTGCATCGCAGCACCGCCGAACGGACCTCGTTCACCCGGGCCCTGCACGTTGTCCGCCGCTCAGTGATCTCACCGAGCGGCTTTTCCCCCTCGGCGATCAAGCGGGACCGGCGCCTCGGACTCGCCGAGATCGGCCGCAGCCTGCTGCCCCGCCGAAGATCCCGTGACTGTCCGCGAAAGATCCGGTCGTGCGTCACTGGCTACGGCAGCAAACCCCAGGCGAGCCCGCCAGCAGCCGCCGCCCTCCGGTCGTCGTCACACTCAACAACCGGTGGCGCGACTACTAAAGCAACGGCATTGGAAGGAATGACCTGGGGGGTGGTGTCATCGGGCCCGGGGGTGTTCGTCGGAGACGCTGATCAGAGGTCCGGCCACCGTCCGGTCCGGCGCAATGCCGGACAGTGCGCGGGCGGCAGGTCTGTATAACGTGGATGCGCGAGCACGACACCCGAGCCGAGGCCGGCACCGTCGACACCCGTGAAGGGGAACGATGTTCGAGATCGAAGACGTGGGCGTGTTCCTCGCTTTGGACGTCGGCAAGTCCGCTCACCACGGCCATGGGCTGACGCCGACGGGCAAGAAGGTCTTCGATAAGCCGCTGCCCAACAGCGAACCGAGACTGCGGGCCGTCTTCGACAAACTGACCGTGAAGTTCGGCACCGTCCTGGTCATCGTGGACCAGCCCGCCTCTATCGGCGCCCTGCCGCTGACCGTCGCACGCGACGCCGGCTGCCGCGTCGCCTAC includes these proteins:
- a CDS encoding transposase domain-containing protein → MDESGCSEKPRRLLSARITVYFVLAMCVFPQADYLEVLRLVKTGDKGLRSWSGVNKSSLTRARQRLGWPVLRELFRPVARPLGTDHELFRGLRVLALDGMLLAVPDSAGNNDAFGKSGSQRSPMGYPQARVVAVAEGSSHAVLDAAIGGFKDSERIVSDALDAHVGDGTLLLADRGLWGLARWHRLRNQGTHLLWRIERRKARRVQDVLPDAAT
- a CDS encoding transposase — its product is MLVRVIEYRVDGQPDVVRLITSLTDHEKFPAGELAALYARRWEIELVFDEIKTHQRGRPVLRSQTPGGVRQEIYAHLIVHHATRDLLNEAAHLHRSTAERTSFTRALHVVRRSVISPSGFSPSAIKRDRRLGLAEIGRSLLPRRRSRDCPRKIRSCVTGYGSKPQASPPAAAALRSSSHSTTGGATTKATALEGMTWGVVSSGPGVFVGDADQRSGHRPVRRNAGQCAGGRSV